A single window of Oncorhynchus clarkii lewisi isolate Uvic-CL-2024 chromosome 10, UVic_Ocla_1.0, whole genome shotgun sequence DNA harbors:
- the LOC139419027 gene encoding SWI/SNF-related matrix-associated actin-dependent regulator of chromatin subfamily A member 5 codes for MSETGNGVELRKEQAVELEETGGEEKDDASEASKEESSEAGQDAQDEDPSSSTAPAYEEKVASDRTNRFEYLLKQTEVFAHFIQPAAQKTPTSPLKMKPGRPRVKKDEKQNLLSVGDNRHRRTEQEEDEELLSESSKTTNVCTRFDESPSFVKGGTMRDYQVRGLNWLISLYENGINGILADEMGLGKTLQTISLLGYMKHYRSIPGPHMVLVPKSTLYNWMNEFKRWVPSLKAVCLIGDREQRNALIRDVLLPGEWDVCVTSYEMLIIEKAVFKKFNWRYLVIDEAHRIKNEKSKLSEIVREFKTTNRLLLTGTPLQNNLHELWALLNFLLPDVFNSSEDFDSWFDTNNCLGDQKLVERLHTVLRPFLLRRIKNEVEKSLLPKKEIKMYVGLSKMQREWYTKILMKDIDILNSAGKMDKMRLLNVLMQLRKCCNHPYLFDGAEPGPPYTTDLHLAVNSGKMAVLDKLLPKMKAQGSRVLIFSQMTRMLDILEDYCMWRNFGYCRLDGQTPHEERQISINAYNEENSPKFIFMLSTRAGGLGINLATADVVILYDSDWNPQVDLQAMDRAHRIGQKKQVRVFRFITENTVEERIVERAEMKLQLDSIVIQQGRLVDPNANKLGKDEMLSIIRHGATHVFASKESDITDDDIDEILERGEKKTMELKEKMNTMGESSLRNFTMESDNSVYTFEGEDYREKKKVVTNWIEPPKRERKANYAVDAYFREALRVSEPKAPKAPRPPKQPNVQDFQFFPPRLFELLEKEILFYRKTIGYKVPRNPELPNSAQHQKEEQAKIDEAEGLSEEELEEKENLLSQGFTIWNKRDFNQFIKANEKWGRDDIENIAREVEGKTPEEVMEYSAVFWERCNELQDIEKIMAQIERGEARIQRRISIKKALDTKIGRYKAPFHQLRISYGTNKGKNYTEEEDRFLICMLHKLGFEKESVYDELRQCIRNSPQFRFDWFLKSRTAMELQRRCNTLITLIERENMELEEREKAEKKKKGPRSQSSAQKRKGEGTPDPRGGRRKKLKL; via the exons ATGTCCGAGACTGGAAACGGCGTGGAGCTGCGGAAAGAGCAAGCAGTTGAACTTGAAGAAACCGGAGGGGAG GAAAAGGATGATGCGTCAGAGGCAAGCAAGGAGGAGTCTTCTGAAGCCGGACAGGATGCCCAAGATGAGGACCCCTCTTCATCTACAGCGCCAGCCTATGAGGAGAAAGTG GCATCAGACCGGACCAACAGATTTGAGTACCTACTGAAGCAGACAGAGGTGTTTGCCCATTTCATTCAACCTGCGGCCCAGAAGACCCCCACCTCCCCGCTCAAGATGAAGCCAGGACGCCCTCGTGTCAAGAAGGACGAGAAACAGAATCTCCTCTCGGTCGGAGA TAACCGTCATCGTCGCACAGAacaggaagaggatgaagagctGCTGAGCGAAAGCAGCAAGACCACCAACGTCTGCACCCGCTTTGACGAATCTCCCTCCT TTGTAAAAGGGGGTACAATGAGAGACTACCAGGTCCGTGGTCTGAACTGGCTCATCTCTCTGTACGAGAACGGAATCAACGGGATCCTTGCTGATGAAATG GGTTTGGGTAAGACCCTGCAGACCATCTCTCTGCTGGGGTACATGAAGCACTACAGGAGCATCCCCGGGCCCCACATGGTGCTGGTGCCCAAGTCCACCCTGTACAACTGGATGAACGAGTTCAAACGTTGGGTCCCCTCCCTCAAAGCAGTCTGCCTCATCGGAGACCGAGAGCAGAGG AATGCCCTGATCAGAGATGTGCTGCTGCCAGGGGAGTGGGATGTGTGTGTCACCTCTTACGAGATGCTCATCATAGAGAAGGCCGTGTTCAAGAAGTTTAACTGGAGGTACCTGGTCATCGACGAGGCCCACAGGATCAAGAACGAGAAGTCAAAG CTGTCAGAGATAGTGCGTGAATTCAAGACCACCAACCGTCTGCTGCTAACCGGCACCCCGCTGCAGAACAACCTCCACGAGCTCTGGGCCCTGCTCAACTTCCTGCTGCCAGACGTCTTCAACTCCTCAGAG GACTTTGACTCATGGTTTGACACCAACAACTGCCTGGGGGATCAGAAGTTGGTGGAACGTCTTCACACT gtaCTGCGTCCTTTCCTGCTGCGTCGTATCAAGAATGAGGTGGAGAAGTCTCTGCTGCCTAAGAAAGAGATCAAGATGTACGTAGGGCTGAGTAAGATGCAGAGAGAATG GTACACCAAGATCCTGATGAAGGACATAGACATCCTGAACTCTGCAGGGAAGATGGACAAGATGCGCCTGCTCAACGTCTTGATGCAGCTGAGGAAGTGCTGCAACCACCCGTACCTGTTTGACGGGGCCGAGCCCGGCCCGCCTTACACCACCGACCTGCACCTGGCCGTCAACAGCGGCAAGATGGCCGTCCTTGACAAGCTGCTGCCCAAGATGAAGGCTCAGG GCTCCCGTGTGCTGATCTTCAGCCAGATGACCAGGATGCTGGACATCTTGGAGGACTACTGCATGTGGCGCAACTTCGGCTACTGTCGCCTGGACGGACAGACGCCCCACGAAGAGAGACAG ATCTCCATCAACGCGTACAATGAGGAGAACAGCCCTAAGTTCATCTTCATGTTGAGCACCAGGGCCGGAGGGCTGGGTATTAACCTGGCCACAGCTGACGTGGTCATCCTCTACGACTCAGACTGGAACCCTCAGGTCGACCTACAGGCCATG GACCGAGCTCACAGGATTGGTCAAAAGAAGCAGGTGCGCGTGTTCCGTTTCATCACGGAAAacacagtagaggagaggatcgTGGAGCGGGCCGAGATGAAGCTCCAACTGGACTCCATTGTCATCCAGCAAG GAAGGCTAGTGGATCCCAACGCCAACAAGCTGGGGAAGGACGAGATGCTGTCTATCATCCGGCACGGCGCCACGCACGTCTTCGCCTCCAAGGAGAGCGACATCACCGACGATGACATCGACGAGATCCTGGAGCGAGGCGAGAAGAAG ACCATGGAGTTGAAGGAGAAGATGAACACCATGGGCGAGAGCTCCCTGAGGAACTTCACCATGGAGTCCGACAACAGTGTGTACACCTTCGAAGGAGAGGACTACAGGGAGAAGAAGAAGGTGGTCACCAACTGGATCGAGCCAcccaagagagagaggaaggccaACTACGCAGTGGATGCCTACTTCAGAGAGGCCCTGCGTGTCAGCGAGCCCAAAGCACCCAAG GCTCCTCGTCCACCTAAGCAGCCCAATGTGCAGGACTTCCAGTTCTTCCCCCCAAGGCTGTTTGAACTGCTGGAGAAAGAGATCCTATTCTACAGGAAGACTATCGGCTACAAG GTTCCTCGTAACCCAGAACTGCCCAACTCGGCTCAGCACCAGAAGGAGGAGCAGGCCAAGATTGATGAGGCCGAGGGCCTATcagaggaggagctggaggagaaggagaacctCCTCTCGCAG GGCTTCACCATCTGGAATAAGCGTGACTTTAACCAGTTCATCAAAGCCAATGAGAAGTGGGGGAGAGACGACATCGAGAACATCGCCAGAGAGGTGGAGGGCAAAACCCCAGAGGAAGTCATGGAATATTCCG ctgtgttcTGGGAGCGCTGCAACGAGCTGCAGGACATTGAGAAGATCATGGCTCAGATCGAGAGGGGAGAGGCCCGCATCCAGAGGAGGATCAGCATCAAGAAAGCACTGGACACAAAG ATTGGTCGCTACAAGGCGCCGTTCCACCAGTTGAGGATCTCGTACGGCACCAACAAGGGGAAGAACTACACGGAGGAGGAGGACCGCTTCCTCATTTGCATGCTGCACAAGTTGGGCTTCGAAAAGGAGTCGGTCTATGACGAGCTGCGCCAGTGCATCCGCAACTCGCCCCAGTTTCGCTTCGACTGGTTCCTCAAGTCCAGGACCGCCATG GAGCTCCAGAGGCGATGCAACACCCTGATCACCCTGATTGAACGAGAGAAcatggagctggaggagagggagaaggcggagaagaagaagaaaggacCACGGAGTCAGTCTTCT GCTCAGAAGCGTAAGGGAGAAGGGACCCCAGACCCGCGAGGAGGCCGCAGGAAAAAGCTAAAGCTGTGA